A single Cyclopterus lumpus isolate fCycLum1 chromosome 15, fCycLum1.pri, whole genome shotgun sequence DNA region contains:
- the cryzl1 gene encoding quinone oxidoreductase-like protein 1, whose amino-acid sequence MKGLYCRAATTDAEPKFLIRETSLPEVLGSHLVRVQVKACGLSPLDLKLLDDVGIQRDLIPVGREVAGVVLRVGAKVSFFQPEDEVVGILPLDSPCSGLCDAIDIDEHYLVQKPEKLSSVCAAGALRDGLAAYTALHTLARVAAGHTLLVMDGASSFGLMCIQLACYHGVKVFTTSHSPQQHAFLEQLRPSVAKVIPVFKGPSDLLPAVLEETGGLGVDIAIDSGVRLQEEESEAAKLLPHKHDIISVLGVGGHWVTSHKDLQLDPPDCRSLYLKSASMSFLNHEVWTASTAQQGRYLHILKDVVEKMSAGVLRPQPEEAVPLYEATVAMETVQRHQKRKAVVRL is encoded by the exons AGTCTCCCAGAGGTTTTAGGCAGCCACCTGGTGCGAGTGCAGGTGAAGGCATGTGGACTCAGCCCGCTGGACCTCAag CTGCTGGACGACGTGGGCATCCAGAGAGACTTGATTCCCGTCGGCAGAGAGGTGGCCGGGGTCGTGCTGCGAg TCGGCGCCAAGGTCTCTTTCTTCCAGCCGGAGGACGAGGTTGTAG GTATTCTGCCTCTGGACTCTCCGTGCTCTGGACTCTGTGACGCCATTGACATAGATGAACACTATTTag TTCAGAAGCCGGAGAAGCTGAGCTCGGTGTGTGCTGCCGGCGCCCTGCGCGACGGCCTCGCTGCCTACACCGCTCTACACACACTCGCTCGCGTGGCGGCGGGACACACACTCCTAGTCATGGACGGCGCCAGc TCTTTCGGCCTCATGTGCATCCAGCTGGCGTGTTACCACGGCGTGAAGGTCTTCACGACGTCGCACTCGCCGCAGCAACACGCCTTCCTGGAGCAGCTCCGGCCCAGCGTCG CCAAAGTCATCCCGGTGTTTAAGGGCCCGTCGGACCTGCTGCCCGCGGTTctggaggagacgggaggaCTGGGAGTGGACATCGCCATCGACTCCGGAG tgcgtcTGCAAGAGGAGGAGTCAGAGGCGGCGAAGCTCCTCCCACAcaaacatgacatcatcagtgtgCTGGGAGTTGGGGGGCACTGGGTCACATCCCACAAAGACCTGCAG ttGGATCCTCCGGATTGCAGATCGCTGTACTTGAAGTCCGCCTCCATGTCGTTCCTCAACCACGAAGTGTGGACGGCTTCCACGGCGCAGCAAGGCAGATACCTGC ACATCCTCAAGGACGTTGTGGAGAAGATGTCTGCCGGAGTCCTCAG ACCTCAGCCCGAGGAGGCCGTCCCTCTCTACGAAGCCACGGTTGCCATGGAGACCGTCCAGCGTCACCAGAAGAGGAAGGCCGTCGTTCGACTCTGA